DNA sequence from the Thunnus maccoyii chromosome 7, fThuMac1.1, whole genome shotgun sequence genome:
AAATTGCagcaaaaatatattgaatatgAAATATCTTTTGAAAATGAGGCAGTAACACGCTGTGAAAATTCAGGGAATTAGCACTGCGCATCTTTCTTCAGGTGTgcgtgggttttttttttaccgtgGCTTTAGCGATGATGAACACAGACTCCTGGCTGGCCAGGGACACGTCTGGGTCGGTCTTCATCAGAGCCTTGATGCGGGCCAGCGGGAGTTTGGACAGCCGGTTGTGGGTCGCGGAGGCTGCGGCCGCGGGGCCCGTCTGCTGCCGACCGCTCTCCTCCTCCGCCTCGGCCCCGCGGCTCTCCTCCTCGCTCCCACA
Encoded proteins:
- the pole4 gene encoding DNA polymerase epsilon subunit 4, encoding MAATVATPVTPAEHDPDRCGSEEESRGAEAEEESGRQQTGPAAAASATHNRLSKLPLARIKALMKTDPDVSLASQESVFIIAKATELFVEMIAKDALVYAQQGKRKTLQRKDLDNAIEAIDEFAFLEGTLD